The genomic interval GAAAACAATGTATCCTAATCCAGGCATGGATAATATTTTGAAATGGTATATTATTAGTGGGTTGCTAGCTATAATCCGTTTGACTAATGTTGTGACATCTTCCAGACGCCAAGAGGCACTGACAGAGTTTCTAGGAAGATTAGTTGGGCTTTTGAGTCTTATATTTTATAAACCTAAATTTAAGTAATCTAACTGTGAAATTTCTCGTAATCTCAGATGCGCATCTTATAGAGCAAGGAGGAAAAAAAGTAGCCTATGCTCCTTATGTAAAAGAGATGGATTTATGGATGCCACTTGTAGATCAAACGATATTTGTTTGTCCAAAAAGGATAGATGGAGATCTCTTGGCTCAGCCCTTTATAATTCAAGATTTTGAACAGGTAGGTCTGCGGCGTCTAGAGTTTCACACACCATTGTATGCAATAATTTCCTTCATAACTCTTCCTTACCAAGCGCTTGTATTGTGGAATCAAATGCGTAAGGCAGACCATATACACCTTCGCTGCCCTGGAAACTTGGCATTGCTCGCTTGTTTTGTACAAATCCTTTTCCCGTGGAAAAAGAAAACCGGAAAGTATGCTGGAAATTGGAATCCAAGTTCAAAACAACCTTTTTCCTATAAAATACAAAAGTGGCTATTATCAAACACGTTCCTCACTAGAAATATGAAAGTTCTTGTGTATGGGGAATGGGAAGGAATGACGAAAAATATAAAACCATTCTTTACTGCGACATATTATGCGAAAGAAGCTAGAGAATCAATCAAAAGAGATTTTCAACCACCCTTGAGAGCAATCTTTGTGGGGACTATGTCAGAAAATAAACGACCTTATGAAACCGTTCAACTTGTTGAAAGGTTAAACGATATGGGTCTTAAAATCTCCTTAGACATGTATGGTGAGGGCAACGAAATTGCTAGAATTAAAAGATATATACTAACACATAATCTTGAGCACTTGGTCAGAATTCATGGTAATCAACCAGAAGACATCATTAAAGAAGCTTATTTTAAAAGTGATATTTTAATATTACTTTCCAAAAGTGAAGGATGGCCAAAGGTAGTAGCAGAAGCTATGTATTGGGGAGTAATACCTATTGCAACATCAATATCTTCAGTACCGTGGATGTTAGGGTATGGAGAAAGAGGTGTCATTATTAATAATATAGATTTTATTAAAATGAACTGGATATCAAGTATACTCGATGATACAATCAAACTTTCAGAGATGAGTAAAAAAGCTCAAAAATGGTCTAGACAATACACACTTGATGCTTTTCAGGAAAAGATCAAAAAAATTTTATAAATGAGAGTTCTCCAGCTTATTGATACATTAGAGGCAGGTGGTGCAGAGCGTATGGCAGTAAATATTGCAAATGGTTTGTTGTCTCATAATGTAAACTCTTATATATGTGCGACAAGGCACGAAGGTCAATTAAAATCATCCTTAGCAAGCAGTGTTACATATTTATTTTTAGAAAAAAAAAGTAAATGGGATATACGTGCGTATTTAAATTTTTTCAGGTGGATCAAGAGAGAAGAAATTGAAATAATCCACGCGCATTCTACCTCCATTTATTTAGCAGTCTTGGCTAAAATTAAAAATCCAAAACTTAAAATCATTTGGCACGATCATTACGGTTTGAGTGAGAAACTTCAAGAAAGACCTAGAACTTTATTAAAATTTGTTTCTAAGTATTTTGATCAAGTTATAGCTGTAAATTTTGCTCTAGTCAATTGGTCTCGAGACATTTTGAGCGTTAAGAAAGTAGCATATATACCCAATTTTGCTAGTTTCTCTAATGATGAAATTAAAAAAACAAATCTCATGGGTATAGAGGGCAAAAGAGTGGTTTGCTTAGCAAACTTAAGACCTCAAAAAAATCATATAGAACTTATTGAAGCTTTTAGACAGAGCATTGTTGAATTCTCAGACTGGACACTCCATCTAGTAGGTCAATCATTTGATGATCTATATGCCTTTTCTATTAATGAATATATTAATAACTATAAATTACAGAATAAAGTCTTTTTGTACGGGAGTTGTCAAGATGTCCAGAATATTTTAAATCAATCGGATATTGGAGTTTTAGTGTCTCATTCAGAAGGGCTTCCGGTATCCTTATTAGAGTATGGAAATGCCACTCTTCCTGCAATTGTAACTAATGTTGGACAGTGTGCAGCGGTTGTAGACGAGAATGGTATTGTGATAGATAACGTTTCCCGAGAACTTAAAGAAGCATTACTTAAATATTACAATCTAAGTAATGAGGAAGCTAGTCTCGTAGGTAAACGCTTTCGCGAAAGCGTAAGAAAAAGTTATAGTAAGGAAGCTTTTTTTAAAAAATTAATCCCTATCTATAGACGGTTATTATTTTAGGCAAGTGATAGTATTAAAACAACAGCGCTACATATTATTTATGGTGACTCATATCATCATAGGGTTTTTGATCTATTTCTTTCGATCGCTGTCTCTTGTTTATTTTACTGGAACTATCTTATATTTTGTTTACAATATTATTAAATCTGGCAACAAAAATAATGAAGCATTGATGGCTGCGGCCTATATGACTGGAGGAGAGGTTTTTTTTAGAATGACACAAGCTGTACCTATTTATGAGGCTGGAAAATACTCTGTGATAGCATTCATGTTTATGGGACTTGTTTTTACAGGTACTAGTCGTAAGTCAGGAATATATTGGGTATATATTTTCTTACTGTTACCTAGTGTTTTGGTAGCAGCGATCACTCTAAACTTAGGAACTGATGTTAAAAATGCAATTTTCTTTAATTTGAGTGGTCCCATATGCCTAGGTCTTGCGGCACTCTACTGCATTGATAGAAAAATTACGTATAGACAGCTTTCTGATCTGACTAAATGGATTCTTCTTCCCGTTGTAGCGATGGCGATTTATATAACATTAGGAACTCCAGATTTGAGAGAATCGTTGAGTAGTACTGGCGCAAATTATGCGGCTACAGGTGGATTTGGACCTAATCAAGTTTCGACAGTTTTAGGATTGGGAATGTTTGCGGCTTTAGCACAGTTGGTTGTTCAAAGCAAAAGTCGAGTGCTATTTCTTATGCACCTCATAATCACAAGTTTTTTGTTATATAAGGGAATTATTACTTTTTCTAGAGGAGGTATTTTAACTGGATTTGTTATAAGTGTAGCTTTCTTAATAATTTATTTTGTGGGCTCTAAAGGAAAGGCCCGTGGGCGTATGTTGGTCTATGTAATTTTACTGGTAGGTGTTCTTGTCGGTGTTATAGCTTATAGTTCGTTTCAAACAAATGGCCTTATAAATAAGAGGTATACAAACAGAGATGCTGCAGGACGCCTTAAGAGTGATATAACAACGGGTAGAGGAGAGCTATTAGAAACTGAGCTTTCTGCATTTTATGAAAACCCCTTAATAGGTGTAGGGGTAGGCAAGGTAAAAGAGGTAAGGGCAGAGGAAACAGGTACAATAGCGGCCTCTCACAATGAAATAAGTAGGCTTTTATCTGAACACGGAATATTAGGTGTTGTCATACTAGCTATCTTAAGTATTTATCCATTGATTTACAGATCTCGCAACAGACGTAATTATCTATTTTATTCTGCATTAGGTTTCTGGTTTTTGACTATTAACCATTCTTCTATGCGTATTGCTGCTCCTGCTTTTATCTATGCTTTGTCTCTTTTAAATGTTGTCTATGAAAAGAAAAAATATCCTATACGTAGGCAACGCACTATCGTCTAGTGGAAATACGTTGACACATATTGAATCCCTCAGTCAAGATCTACGGTTTGAGGGGTATAATGTAGTGGTAACTTCAAATAAAAAAAATAAAATTTTGAGAATGGTAGCTATGATTGTTACTTTTTTTAGAGAGTACAATTCTGTTGACTACGTATTGATTGACACCTACAGCACGACCAATTTTTGGTATGCCGTTATAATTGGACATTTATGTCGAATGTATAACAAATCGTACATCCCTATTTTACACGGAGGGAATTTACCCTCTCGGTTAGA from Dokdonia sp. Hel_I_53 carries:
- a CDS encoding glycosyltransferase; amino-acid sequence: MKFLVISDAHLIEQGGKKVAYAPYVKEMDLWMPLVDQTIFVCPKRIDGDLLAQPFIIQDFEQVGLRRLEFHTPLYAIISFITLPYQALVLWNQMRKADHIHLRCPGNLALLACFVQILFPWKKKTGKYAGNWNPSSKQPFSYKIQKWLLSNTFLTRNMKVLVYGEWEGMTKNIKPFFTATYYAKEARESIKRDFQPPLRAIFVGTMSENKRPYETVQLVERLNDMGLKISLDMYGEGNEIARIKRYILTHNLEHLVRIHGNQPEDIIKEAYFKSDILILLSKSEGWPKVVAEAMYWGVIPIATSISSVPWMLGYGERGVIINNIDFIKMNWISSILDDTIKLSEMSKKAQKWSRQYTLDAFQEKIKKIL
- a CDS encoding glycosyltransferase; protein product: MRVLQLIDTLEAGGAERMAVNIANGLLSHNVNSYICATRHEGQLKSSLASSVTYLFLEKKSKWDIRAYLNFFRWIKREEIEIIHAHSTSIYLAVLAKIKNPKLKIIWHDHYGLSEKLQERPRTLLKFVSKYFDQVIAVNFALVNWSRDILSVKKVAYIPNFASFSNDEIKKTNLMGIEGKRVVCLANLRPQKNHIELIEAFRQSIVEFSDWTLHLVGQSFDDLYAFSINEYINNYKLQNKVFLYGSCQDVQNILNQSDIGVLVSHSEGLPVSLLEYGNATLPAIVTNVGQCAAVVDENGIVIDNVSRELKEALLKYYNLSNEEASLVGKRFRESVRKSYSKEAFFKKLIPIYRRLLF
- a CDS encoding O-antigen ligase family protein yields the protein MVTHIIIGFLIYFFRSLSLVYFTGTILYFVYNIIKSGNKNNEALMAAAYMTGGEVFFRMTQAVPIYEAGKYSVIAFMFMGLVFTGTSRKSGIYWVYIFLLLPSVLVAAITLNLGTDVKNAIFFNLSGPICLGLAALYCIDRKITYRQLSDLTKWILLPVVAMAIYITLGTPDLRESLSSTGANYAATGGFGPNQVSTVLGLGMFAALAQLVVQSKSRVLFLMHLIITSFLLYKGIITFSRGGILTGFVISVAFLIIYFVGSKGKARGRMLVYVILLVGVLVGVIAYSSFQTNGLINKRYTNRDAAGRLKSDITTGRGELLETELSAFYENPLIGVGVGKVKEVRAEETGTIAASHNEISRLLSEHGILGVVILAILSIYPLIYRSRNRRNYLFYSALGFWFLTINHSSMRIAAPAFIYALSLLNVVYEKKKYPIRRQRTIV